Proteins encoded by one window of Dokdonella sp.:
- a CDS encoding GNAT family N-acetyltransferase — protein sequence MAAERSTTMPAPRRREPRRDYAGAVLLRTRRLVLRGLCLRDAEDISALHAEPRVREHLLEQVPISFLETIGFIAQANHVYADTPGLGVWHASAPDGFVGLFSLMPVVGNEHEIELGARLMPASFGRLYSLEGARALRDHAFTRLGLVRLRGFCHPRNAAVPLIFRRLGFADAGTTEHFGREALAFVLEREAWSARAASPSTANHLETP from the coding sequence ATGGCTGCCGAACGGTCCACCACGATGCCTGCGCCGCGCCGGCGTGAACCGCGGCGGGACTATGCCGGTGCGGTCCTGCTGCGCACGCGCCGCTTGGTCCTGCGCGGACTGTGCCTGCGCGATGCCGAGGACATCAGCGCCCTGCATGCCGAGCCGCGTGTTCGTGAACACCTGCTCGAACAGGTGCCGATCAGCTTTCTCGAGACGATTGGCTTCATCGCTCAGGCCAACCATGTCTATGCCGACACGCCGGGTCTCGGCGTTTGGCATGCGAGTGCGCCCGACGGTTTCGTCGGCCTGTTCTCGTTGATGCCAGTGGTCGGCAACGAGCATGAGATCGAACTCGGCGCACGTCTGATGCCGGCATCGTTCGGCCGGTTGTATTCTCTCGAGGGCGCACGTGCCCTGCGCGACCACGCCTTCACCCGGCTCGGCCTGGTACGCCTGCGGGGTTTCTGTCACCCGCGCAATGCAGCCGTGCCACTGATCTTCCGCCGACTTGGGTTCGCCGACGCCGGCACGACCGAACATTTCGGGCGCGAGGCGCTCGCCTTCGTGCTTGAGCGCGAAGCCTGGAGCGCGCGCGCTGCCAGTCCATCCACAGCGAACCACCTGGAGACGCCATGA
- the sctU gene encoding type III secretion system export apparatus subunit SctU codes for MSGQKNDSGDRTEKPTTKRLRDARKDGDVHKSTELSSTVIVLAWLLAIGLLTPAYYRTLAGLFGGMFEAMTRPGPVALSQAIEQGGIVLILLTVPVMFVVAAVGLFTDYIQVGTVFAPKRVKPDISRLNPTEGIKKMFSKDNLVELLKSILKTSAMVGIFVVVLWSLLADYIALPLGQVGDIASAHWQGLLRMCAWTVFVFFFVSALDAFWQRHSFIKRLRMSRRDIRQESKESEGDPHIKGRRRQLHQEWAQQNMLHSVRKSSVVVTNPTHVAVALLYEPGETDLPVVVAKGEDHEAAMIRAAAEEAGVPIMQNVPLARGLNEKIEIDDYITGEFFQAVAEVLRWAESVRAQREGR; via the coding sequence ATGAGCGGCCAGAAGAACGACAGCGGCGACCGTACCGAGAAGCCGACCACCAAGCGCCTGCGCGACGCACGCAAGGACGGTGACGTCCACAAGAGCACCGAGCTCAGCAGTACCGTGATCGTGCTGGCCTGGCTGCTCGCCATCGGGCTGCTCACGCCGGCCTATTACCGCACCCTGGCTGGCCTGTTCGGCGGCATGTTCGAGGCGATGACGCGGCCGGGCCCGGTCGCCCTGAGCCAGGCCATCGAGCAGGGCGGTATCGTGCTCATCCTGTTGACCGTGCCGGTGATGTTCGTGGTCGCGGCGGTCGGCCTGTTCACCGACTACATCCAGGTCGGCACGGTGTTCGCGCCCAAGCGGGTCAAACCGGACATCTCGCGGCTCAATCCGACCGAGGGCATCAAGAAGATGTTCTCCAAGGACAATCTCGTCGAACTGCTGAAGTCGATCCTCAAGACCAGCGCGATGGTGGGCATCTTCGTGGTCGTGCTGTGGTCTCTGCTGGCTGACTACATCGCCCTACCGCTTGGCCAGGTCGGCGATATCGCCAGCGCGCACTGGCAAGGCTTGTTGCGCATGTGTGCGTGGACGGTGTTCGTGTTCTTCTTCGTCTCGGCACTCGATGCGTTCTGGCAACGGCATTCGTTCATCAAGCGCCTGCGCATGAGCCGGCGCGACATCCGCCAGGAATCGAAGGAGAGCGAAGGTGATCCGCACATCAAAGGCCGGCGCCGCCAGCTGCATCAGGAATGGGCACAGCAGAACATGCTGCATTCGGTGCGCAAGTCGAGCGTCGTCGTGACCAACCCGACCCACGTCGCCGTCGCCTTGCTGTACGAACCCGGCGAGACCGACCTGCCGGTCGTGGTCGCCAAGGGCGAGGACCACGAGGCAGCGATGATCCGCGCCGCCGCGGAGGAGGCCGGTGTGCCGATCATGCAGAACGTTCCGCTTGCGCGCGGTCTCAACGAGAAGATCGAGATCGACGACTACATCACCGGCGAGTTCTTCCAGGCCGTCGCCGAAGTGCTGCGCTGGGCCGAGAGCGTGCGTGCGCAGCGCGAGGGGCGTTAG
- the sctT gene encoding type III secretion system export apparatus subunit SctT, with amino-acid sequence MPFEDLGNNVLGIALTVPRITAAFLALPLLSSSSMPPLVRNSFFVSLAIVVFPIAAAASPYAQMGDGHWSVVIVKEIFIGLAIGFAFGIVFWAIGAAGNMIDAKVGTTIASVVDPLAGHQTSLTGAFLTQFAGWLFMASGAFMVFLDLLLTSYQVWPVSDFLPRLDATGGAYFIGQFSTMMTMALLIAAPALVIMALVDVGFGLINRYAQQLNVFQLALPIKAWIATWIVLLMLGVLVQVTLQNLVANKTLLGVLRGIFG; translated from the coding sequence ATGCCGTTCGAGGATCTCGGCAACAACGTGCTCGGCATCGCCCTGACCGTGCCGCGCATCACCGCAGCCTTCCTCGCCCTGCCGCTGCTGTCGAGCAGCAGCATGCCGCCACTTGTGCGCAACAGTTTCTTCGTCAGCCTCGCCATCGTCGTCTTCCCGATCGCCGCGGCGGCTTCGCCGTACGCGCAGATGGGCGATGGCCACTGGTCCGTGGTGATCGTCAAGGAGATCTTCATCGGCCTCGCCATCGGCTTTGCCTTCGGCATCGTGTTCTGGGCGATCGGTGCGGCCGGCAACATGATCGACGCCAAGGTTGGCACCACGATCGCCAGCGTGGTCGATCCGCTCGCCGGCCACCAGACATCGCTGACCGGAGCATTCCTGACCCAGTTCGCCGGTTGGCTGTTCATGGCCAGTGGCGCGTTCATGGTGTTCCTCGACTTGCTGCTGACCAGCTATCAGGTCTGGCCGGTGAGCGATTTCCTGCCCAGGCTCGACGCGACCGGCGGCGCCTACTTCATCGGCCAGTTCAGCACGATGATGACCATGGCCCTGCTCATCGCTGCGCCTGCATTGGTCATCATGGCGCTGGTCGACGTCGGCTTCGGTCTCATCAACCGCTACGCGCAGCAGCTCAACGTGTTCCAGCTGGCGCTGCCGATCAAGGCCTGGATCGCCACCTGGATCGTCCTGCTCATGCTTGGCGTGCTCGTGCAGGTCACCCTGCAGAACCTCGTCGCCAACAAGACCCTGCTCGGCGTGCTGCGCGGCATTTTCGGATAG